The following are encoded in a window of Candidatus Auribacterota bacterium genomic DNA:
- a CDS encoding DUF58 domain-containing protein: MLTKIFSPEFLRRLEALCIQSIKEFRTVRKGDRLAKISGTSLEFADYRKYFPGDEIRHIDWNIYGRTERLYLKTFKEDIDFSTHVLIDASKSMLYPERDGKFEYARKLALALSYVGLSTHSNVKVAAFSDLETSEQLTDTSFINGPPFFSKRSGIFSISDYLFGITPGGGTDFVGYLNRYTSLTRGHRGVFVILSDFLFEPEARRRGLNLLRYLNYDVKVIQVLGPGEMDPFRGMSSAEVVDVETNEKKVISVTPGVRKKYAAALETHMRELRDFCRASRIIYALALTDNDFESFVLRELPRIGIIK; the protein is encoded by the coding sequence ATGCTCACTAAGATATTCTCCCCCGAGTTCCTGAGGCGCCTTGAGGCCCTGTGCATCCAGAGCATCAAGGAGTTCCGCACGGTACGGAAGGGCGACCGCCTGGCCAAGATAAGCGGCACGAGCCTCGAGTTCGCGGACTACCGCAAGTACTTTCCCGGCGACGAGATCCGCCACATCGACTGGAATATCTACGGCCGGACAGAGCGGCTCTATCTGAAGACCTTCAAGGAGGACATTGACTTTTCCACCCACGTCCTCATCGACGCGAGCAAATCGATGCTCTACCCCGAGAGGGACGGGAAGTTCGAGTATGCCCGCAAGCTCGCGCTCGCCCTGAGCTACGTGGGGCTCTCCACCCACAGCAATGTGAAGGTCGCCGCATTCTCGGACCTTGAGACATCGGAGCAGTTGACCGACACCTCGTTCATCAACGGCCCACCGTTCTTCTCGAAGCGGAGCGGTATATTTTCGATCAGCGACTACCTCTTTGGCATCACTCCCGGCGGCGGCACGGATTTCGTTGGGTACCTCAACCGCTACACGAGCCTCACCAGGGGGCATCGCGGGGTCTTTGTCATCCTTTCCGATTTTCTCTTTGAGCCCGAGGCACGGCGGCGCGGGCTCAATCTGCTCCGCTATCTCAACTACGACGTGAAGGTGATTCAGGTGCTCGGCCCCGGGGAGATGGACCCGTTCCGCGGCATGTCTTCCGCGGAGGTGGTTGACGTGGAGACGAACGAGAAGAAGGTGATCTCCGTCACCCCCGGCGTCCGGAAGAAGTATGCGGCCGCGCTGGAGACCCACATGCGGGAACTGAGGGACTTCTGCAGGGCCAGCCGGATCATCTACGCGCTCGCGCTCACCGATAACGATTTTGAATCGTTTGTCCTGCGGGAGCTCCCCCGCATCGGGATCATCAAGTAG
- a CDS encoding BatA and WFA domain-containing protein, with the protein MGLANLSGLIYLLSVPALVYIYYFSRKKKRVEISSIIPWRLLRESVVRSSLFRADLLFYLQLALLLILVTAACRPYWRSAAPEAQGRHVIVIMDRSASMQTREEGGSRWDLARDRALRLVRGLADHDRVTLIATGARAETLASAEGNRPRLEAILQGLAPADTPDAMAPALQLALGLFGEPRGMKQGTAPERRGETALHIFTDRSSESLGLGKHPSAGSIHIERVGSPKENAGITSLSIYRNLFSARPQVSAYVTVENLSGQPFSGSLRALVKGKEIASLPIALEPGSSRTTQVGEQLPEGVVEIVLDPADALRIDNKAYLLLPGRRAVRIALFTRDVKCAEQFRGLASAIPRLTLDVLNPAAYGTVDMAPYAVAIFHRCEPEKEPGANLLMICPPTKSRIVRVANDWVSGVSFLDWDESHPVGENLRGLQNVPLSGSRVVDTPPWAKPVVISATTAGDIPLVTCGDYKGRRAAVVSFDLSEMELKKESSLPALILLLNAIKWLSTDERDQIKTGEPYETLVPEGGRRSPGRGKSMDDGIRATAGSCTVINPRGGEESIGVTPGEPLVFAGTDYAGCYLLTGKSVQKTFVANLCSRMESDLRSDEQGEDRVTVAEVVAVSAARQEPPDRSVLFFSLAALLILLEWMIWSAGTGRAKAATAAGDATE; encoded by the coding sequence ATGGGCTTAGCGAATCTTTCGGGACTCATCTATCTCCTCTCCGTTCCGGCGCTCGTCTACATTTACTATTTCAGCCGGAAAAAAAAGAGGGTGGAGATATCGAGCATCATACCCTGGCGGCTGCTCAGGGAGAGTGTGGTGAGGAGCAGCCTCTTCAGGGCGGACCTCCTCTTCTACCTCCAGCTCGCGCTGCTGCTGATCCTGGTGACCGCCGCGTGCAGGCCGTACTGGCGGAGCGCCGCACCGGAGGCGCAGGGGCGCCACGTCATCGTGATCATGGACCGCTCGGCGAGCATGCAGACACGAGAGGAGGGGGGGAGCCGGTGGGACCTCGCCCGCGATCGTGCGCTCAGGCTTGTCCGCGGGCTCGCGGATCATGACCGCGTCACGCTCATCGCCACGGGGGCGCGGGCAGAAACTCTCGCCTCCGCCGAGGGGAACCGGCCACGGCTTGAGGCGATCCTCCAGGGGCTCGCGCCGGCCGACACGCCTGATGCGATGGCCCCCGCGCTTCAACTGGCGCTCGGCCTGTTCGGCGAGCCGAGGGGAATGAAACAAGGGACTGCCCCGGAGCGGAGGGGAGAGACCGCGCTCCATATTTTTACTGACAGGAGCAGTGAATCGCTTGGCCTGGGAAAGCATCCTTCCGCGGGCAGTATCCATATCGAGCGCGTCGGTTCACCGAAGGAGAACGCGGGGATCACCTCGCTCTCCATCTACAGGAACCTCTTCTCCGCCCGTCCGCAGGTGTCAGCATACGTCACCGTGGAGAACCTTTCAGGGCAGCCGTTCTCCGGCTCGCTGCGGGCGCTCGTGAAGGGGAAGGAAATTGCCTCCCTCCCGATTGCGCTGGAACCGGGCTCCTCTCGCACCACTCAGGTTGGCGAACAACTCCCTGAGGGCGTGGTGGAGATCGTGCTCGATCCGGCGGATGCCCTCCGGATTGACAACAAGGCATATCTACTGCTGCCGGGGAGGCGGGCGGTGCGCATCGCCCTTTTCACGAGAGATGTGAAATGCGCGGAGCAGTTCCGCGGGCTCGCGTCAGCCATCCCCCGCCTCACGCTCGATGTGCTGAACCCTGCCGCCTACGGCACCGTTGACATGGCGCCCTACGCGGTCGCGATCTTTCACCGCTGCGAACCGGAGAAGGAACCCGGGGCCAATCTCCTTATGATCTGCCCGCCGACGAAGAGCAGGATCGTGCGCGTCGCGAATGATTGGGTTTCAGGAGTGAGCTTTCTCGATTGGGATGAGAGCCATCCTGTCGGAGAGAACCTCCGTGGCCTTCAGAATGTTCCTTTGAGCGGCTCACGCGTGGTTGATACCCCCCCCTGGGCGAAGCCTGTGGTGATCTCGGCGACGACCGCAGGAGATATACCGCTCGTGACGTGCGGTGACTACAAGGGGCGCAGGGCGGCGGTGGTGAGCTTTGATCTCTCGGAGATGGAACTGAAAAAAGAGAGCTCACTCCCCGCGCTTATTCTCCTTCTCAACGCGATCAAGTGGCTCAGCACGGATGAGCGCGACCAGATCAAGACCGGCGAGCCGTATGAGACACTGGTTCCCGAGGGCGGCCGGCGCAGTCCCGGGAGAGGCAAGTCCATGGATGATGGCATCAGGGCCACCGCCGGTTCCTGCACGGTGATCAATCCCCGTGGTGGGGAAGAATCAATCGGGGTTACGCCGGGAGAGCCGCTCGTGTTCGCCGGCACAGATTATGCCGGGTGCTACCTGCTCACGGGGAAGTCAGTCCAAAAAACTTTCGTGGCGAATTTATGCAGCCGGATGGAATCGGATCTGAGGTCAGATGAACAGGGGGAGGACAGGGTGACTGTCGCGGAGGTGGTCGCGGTGAGTGCCGCCCGTCAAGAACCTCCTGATCGGAGTGTGCTTTTCTTTTCACTCGCCGCGCTCCTCATACTCCTCGAGTGGATGATCTGGTCGGCGGGGACCGGGCGCGCCAAGGCGGCAACCGCGGCGGGGGATGCCACGGAGTAG
- a CDS encoding VWA domain-containing protein: MMDIIGNFIQLAARHGLEFTRPHYLHYLWLVFGLWGLGAIAWRKTRPSRLIAALCLRTMVFILIILALSGTSITREEERPAVVLAAVDVSDSMGEQGRAWAIARARKIIEGAGRGTEKGVILFARGSEMKHQIAKEIGGDWFAYTVGTDATDISSAIRAASLAFSAAGPKHLLIFSDGNENMGDARATAAQASRDGVRIDCFSPSAKEEAHASLVKLDMPEEVNVSEKFTLRIIAENSGAEAIPRTLTLMDGEKMIKQWQVSLQPGTNAFELPYDIVSPGTHRLTSSLTPGEAGRGAVDEQSISMPLLVVDRPKVLCLSGTGEGRDFLAEALSPRDIDVKVGGAEILPEKLEELLAYDCVVLSNVQRSSLSERQMNMLKTYVRDRGGGFIMLGGPRSFGPGGYKGTTIEEILPVKIEQETPFETDKMVRLCTILLIDKSDSMSRGFGGKLMAARRAAEELVKQLKPNDRVGVIAFDTGSDVMVPLELVDNNKDYIIDRIRRIQGGTGTLISRSLEDALRQMTAVAGRVKHVILITDGDTNDMKSYDYRSLISSFGREGISVSTVGIGGDVNSAFLRAVSIGSGGDYYYVKDASTLPLIVLEDNRKTLQKSGFSEEAFIPKIGEKSEMLKGISQEQIPRLLGHTITMAKDRAEVALYTDVRGPRDPVLAGWRCGLGKTVAYASDAEARWSKEMVGWEMFSKFWVQVLRWTMRERSSDYYLVRARTEGGRQYCELQTFSPLREGTSFRIGLPAKPGEKGRTVRLHQVAPDTFAGEVRDLAPSIDSVTVEKIEHGKLIDRKEVALIRRIASQLSSPETSVRGNNEDLLRAVAQAARGRLNPGDDELAFSAEKVPGSRSLAGALLPCAFIFLLLEIALRKLRM, from the coding sequence ATGATGGATATCATAGGCAATTTTATCCAGCTCGCAGCACGCCATGGCCTCGAGTTCACGCGCCCACACTATCTGCACTATCTCTGGCTGGTATTCGGCCTGTGGGGATTGGGTGCGATCGCCTGGAGGAAAACGAGGCCCTCGAGGCTCATCGCCGCGTTGTGTCTTCGGACGATGGTGTTCATCCTCATCATCCTGGCGCTGTCGGGTACGAGCATCACGCGCGAGGAAGAAAGACCGGCCGTCGTGCTCGCCGCCGTTGACGTCTCTGACAGCATGGGTGAACAGGGCAGGGCCTGGGCGATCGCGCGTGCGCGGAAGATCATCGAGGGCGCCGGGAGGGGGACAGAGAAGGGGGTCATCCTTTTTGCGCGCGGGAGCGAGATGAAACACCAGATCGCGAAGGAAATAGGCGGCGATTGGTTTGCCTATACTGTCGGGACCGACGCGACCGACATCTCTTCCGCGATCAGGGCTGCATCACTGGCATTTTCCGCCGCCGGGCCAAAACATCTGCTCATCTTCAGTGACGGCAATGAAAACATGGGAGACGCGCGCGCCACGGCGGCGCAGGCATCGCGAGACGGCGTCAGGATAGACTGTTTCTCTCCGTCCGCGAAAGAGGAGGCGCACGCATCGCTCGTGAAGCTCGACATGCCGGAGGAGGTCAACGTTTCTGAAAAGTTCACCTTGAGAATTATTGCGGAGAACAGCGGCGCGGAGGCGATCCCGCGCACCCTCACGCTCATGGATGGGGAAAAGATGATCAAGCAGTGGCAGGTGAGCCTGCAGCCGGGTACCAACGCTTTTGAGCTCCCCTACGACATTGTGTCTCCGGGAACGCACCGGCTTACCTCATCGCTCACCCCTGGTGAGGCGGGGCGGGGTGCCGTTGATGAGCAGTCCATTTCAATGCCGCTCCTTGTCGTTGACCGCCCGAAAGTGCTCTGCCTGAGCGGAACGGGGGAGGGCAGGGACTTCCTCGCTGAGGCGCTCTCACCCAGAGACATAGACGTGAAGGTCGGTGGCGCTGAGATCCTGCCCGAGAAGCTGGAAGAACTCCTCGCCTACGACTGCGTCGTGCTCTCCAATGTTCAACGCTCGTCATTGAGCGAACGCCAGATGAATATGCTTAAGACCTACGTGCGTGACCGCGGCGGCGGCTTTATCATGCTCGGCGGCCCGCGCAGTTTCGGACCCGGCGGGTACAAGGGGACGACGATCGAGGAGATTCTGCCGGTGAAGATAGAGCAGGAAACGCCCTTCGAGACGGACAAGATGGTCCGGCTCTGCACGATTCTCCTGATCGACAAGTCTGACAGCATGTCGCGGGGCTTCGGCGGCAAGCTTATGGCAGCCAGGCGCGCGGCAGAAGAGTTGGTGAAGCAGCTCAAGCCGAATGACAGGGTCGGCGTCATCGCGTTTGACACCGGCTCTGACGTGATGGTACCGCTTGAGCTTGTGGATAATAACAAAGACTATATCATAGACCGTATTCGCAGAATCCAGGGCGGTACAGGCACGCTGATCTCGAGGTCGCTCGAGGATGCGCTGAGGCAGATGACGGCAGTTGCCGGCAGGGTCAAACACGTGATACTGATCACTGACGGCGATACGAATGACATGAAGTCATACGATTACCGGAGCCTCATCAGTTCTTTTGGCCGGGAGGGTATCAGCGTTTCCACCGTGGGCATCGGCGGTGATGTAAACAGCGCATTCCTGCGCGCGGTCTCGATCGGAAGCGGGGGCGATTACTATTATGTCAAAGACGCATCCACGCTTCCCCTGATCGTGCTCGAGGACAACCGGAAGACTCTCCAGAAGTCCGGCTTTTCTGAAGAAGCGTTCATCCCCAAGATCGGCGAAAAGAGTGAGATGCTCAAGGGGATCAGCCAGGAGCAGATTCCGCGCCTGCTCGGCCATACCATTACCATGGCCAAGGACCGCGCCGAGGTGGCGCTCTACACCGACGTCAGAGGCCCCAGAGACCCCGTTCTCGCCGGGTGGCGCTGCGGCCTCGGGAAAACCGTCGCGTATGCCTCGGATGCAGAGGCGCGCTGGTCGAAGGAGATGGTGGGGTGGGAGATGTTCAGCAAGTTCTGGGTTCAGGTCCTCAGGTGGACCATGCGTGAGCGCTCATCTGATTATTACCTCGTGAGGGCCAGGACCGAAGGGGGCCGGCAGTATTGTGAGTTGCAGACCTTCAGCCCGTTGCGGGAGGGGACGTCGTTCAGGATCGGACTGCCAGCGAAACCGGGGGAGAAGGGGCGCACAGTGCGCCTCCATCAGGTCGCCCCGGATACGTTTGCGGGAGAGGTCAGGGATCTCGCTCCCTCCATAGACTCAGTCACTGTTGAGAAAATAGAGCACGGGAAACTGATTGATCGCAAGGAGGTTGCGCTCATCCGCCGAATCGCCTCGCAGCTATCCTCTCCGGAGACATCGGTAAGAGGAAACAACGAAGATCTCCTCCGGGCGGTCGCCCAGGCGGCGCGCGGGCGGCTCAATCCTGGAGACGATGAGCTTGCCTTTTCGGCAGAAAAAGTCCCAGGGAGCAGGAGCCTTGCCGGCGCCCTCCTCCCCTGTGCCTTTATTTTCCTCCTCTTGGAAATCGCGCTCCGCAAGCTCCGGATGTAG
- a CDS encoding PDZ domain-containing protein, which produces MRAVIEHWIHTRITGRGVIVMAAVLLSWPYAASARSVLDGLEIVESEKGGGVEILTLTSSSPAAQAQLRVGDCITSVGGEKIKNLDDYVRVSKQFKNKKSAVSVDYVRKGSRHTAELSLHSSPLQEKWGVTVAPWRESGGKKDAEYWLEEARKQIQENERTSENELRPVDYGKVLLSFFTSLNQNPDALGTAMLIGRQYGALAGLYYRRGEKKKAIWCLRRALLIYGNGLQRAGGVQEIVLVKNGLTDLQRTMVKMN; this is translated from the coding sequence ATGAGAGCCGTCATTGAGCATTGGATACACACCCGCATTACCGGAAGGGGAGTCATCGTCATGGCTGCGGTGCTCCTCTCCTGGCCGTATGCCGCGTCCGCGCGCTCCGTCCTCGACGGGCTTGAGATTGTCGAGAGCGAGAAAGGCGGAGGGGTCGAGATACTGACGCTCACCTCGTCCAGCCCGGCGGCCCAGGCGCAGCTCCGAGTCGGTGATTGCATTACCTCGGTCGGAGGGGAGAAGATCAAGAATCTGGACGATTACGTGAGGGTCTCCAAACAGTTTAAGAACAAGAAGAGCGCCGTGAGTGTTGACTATGTGAGAAAAGGCAGCCGGCACACGGCTGAATTATCGCTCCACAGTTCGCCCCTTCAGGAGAAGTGGGGAGTGACGGTGGCGCCATGGCGGGAGTCGGGGGGGAAAAAGGATGCGGAGTACTGGCTGGAAGAGGCGAGAAAGCAGATACAGGAAAATGAGCGCACGTCCGAAAATGAGCTGCGGCCGGTTGATTACGGCAAGGTATTGCTCTCTTTCTTCACGTCGCTGAACCAGAATCCGGATGCGCTCGGCACCGCGATGCTCATCGGCCGACAGTACGGAGCGCTCGCCGGGCTCTATTACCGGAGGGGAGAAAAAAAGAAGGCGATCTGGTGCCTGAGGCGCGCGCTGCTGATATATGGGAACGGTCTCCAGAGGGCGGGCGGAGTTCAGGAGATAGTGCTCGTCAAAAATGGCCTCACGGATTTGCAGAGGACAATGGTAAAGATGAACTGA
- a CDS encoding acetate kinase, translating to MKILVLNSGSSSIKYQAFEIDRAEKRLAKGLVDRIGLQGSTITHDVPGRDTIEYSKDIPDHNVAIGEITSLLTHPEHGIVKNLMEIEGVGHRVVHGGEHFSKSVLIDDAVLAAIRECCEIAPLHNPPNLLGIEACMKLLPGVQQAAVFDTAFHQTMPPKAYAYAIPYTMYLKYKIRRYGFHGTSHMYVAQEAARILGRPMSELKIITCHLGNGCSIAAVKHGVSVDTSMGFTPLEGLVMGSRSGDIDPYVPLYIMEREGMGIGEMSEFLNKKSGLLGICDKRDMRDILQDAAKGFKPAILAVEVFTYRAAKYIGAYAMAMNGVGAIVFTAGMGEKSATIRSHILAYATHLGVEIDEKKNERHEAIFSTPRSTIAVMVIPTNEELVIARDTYRLITHRI from the coding sequence ATGAAGATTCTCGTCCTCAATTCCGGCTCCTCGTCGATCAAATACCAGGCCTTTGAAATTGACAGGGCTGAAAAGCGCCTAGCAAAGGGCCTCGTGGACCGGATAGGCCTCCAGGGCTCGACGATTACCCACGACGTCCCGGGGAGAGACACGATTGAGTATTCCAAAGATATCCCCGACCACAACGTTGCCATCGGGGAGATTACATCCCTTCTCACGCATCCCGAGCACGGCATTGTAAAAAACCTGATGGAGATCGAAGGGGTCGGCCACAGGGTTGTCCACGGAGGAGAACATTTCTCTAAATCAGTCCTGATCGACGACGCCGTGCTCGCTGCGATACGGGAGTGCTGCGAGATAGCCCCGCTCCACAATCCGCCGAACCTCCTGGGCATCGAGGCGTGCATGAAGCTGCTCCCTGGTGTCCAGCAGGCCGCCGTTTTCGACACCGCCTTCCACCAGACCATGCCGCCCAAGGCGTACGCCTACGCCATCCCGTACACGATGTACCTCAAGTACAAGATCAGGCGCTACGGTTTCCACGGGACCTCTCACATGTATGTGGCCCAGGAAGCGGCCAGGATACTCGGGAGGCCGATGAGCGAGCTCAAGATAATCACCTGCCATCTCGGAAACGGCTGCAGCATCGCCGCGGTGAAGCACGGCGTCTCGGTGGACACCTCGATGGGCTTCACGCCGCTCGAGGGGTTGGTGATGGGGTCGCGTTCAGGCGATATTGACCCCTACGTGCCCCTCTATATCATGGAGCGGGAGGGGATGGGGATCGGGGAGATGAGCGAATTCCTCAACAAGAAGAGCGGGCTCCTCGGCATATGCGACAAACGGGACATGCGCGATATCCTCCAGGATGCCGCGAAGGGATTCAAGCCCGCGATCCTCGCCGTGGAGGTGTTCACTTACCGGGCCGCAAAGTACATCGGGGCCTACGCGATGGCGATGAACGGCGTGGGCGCGATCGTGTTCACCGCAGGCATGGGGGAAAAGAGCGCGACGATCCGCTCCCACATTCTCGCCTATGCGACACACCTCGGGGTGGAAATCGATGAGAAGAAAAATGAGCGGCATGAGGCCATATTCTCGACGCCGCGTTCAACAATCGCAGTGATGGTGATCCCCACCAACGAAGAGCTCGTCATCGCCCGCGATACCTACCGACTTATTACTCACCGCATCTAA
- the pta gene encoding phosphate acetyltransferase: protein MPEKSAFLEEVFTRAAGDPKKLVLPEGHDERIVKAAAILARKGIAKPILLGKNDLILSSLKSMGMSAEGIAIVDPAQSPDREEYAKTFFELRRHKGVTLDQARETILSWIYYGTMMVYKGEADCLVSGSTHSTAETIKPALQIIKCKKGCSLVSSLFFMVLDRDVFAFADCGVVENPTSEQLAEIAVETVDTAIHFGIPPVVALLSYSTKGSAKGPLTTKVAEAAELARAKAARRFPDNRDIIIDGELQVDAAIVPAVAARKAAGSPVGGKARVLIFPDLNSGNIAYKLVQRLARAEAYGPILQGLAKPVNDLSRGCTAEDVVGVAAVTVVQAHGF, encoded by the coding sequence ATGCCAGAGAAAAGCGCATTCCTTGAAGAGGTATTCACGAGGGCTGCGGGGGATCCCAAAAAGCTGGTTCTCCCGGAAGGGCACGATGAGCGCATCGTGAAAGCAGCCGCGATCCTCGCAAGGAAAGGTATCGCTAAACCCATCCTCCTTGGTAAAAATGACTTGATTCTCTCGAGTCTGAAATCAATGGGTATGAGCGCTGAGGGCATCGCCATAGTTGACCCCGCCCAGTCTCCTGACAGAGAAGAATACGCGAAGACCTTTTTCGAACTCCGGCGCCACAAGGGCGTCACCCTCGACCAGGCGCGGGAGACAATTCTCTCCTGGATTTACTACGGGACGATGATGGTGTATAAAGGAGAGGCAGATTGCCTTGTCTCCGGCTCTACCCACTCCACCGCAGAAACAATCAAGCCTGCGCTCCAGATCATCAAGTGCAAGAAGGGATGCTCCCTCGTGTCGAGTCTCTTCTTCATGGTTCTGGACAGAGATGTCTTCGCCTTTGCCGACTGCGGCGTGGTGGAAAATCCCACGAGCGAACAGCTCGCCGAAATCGCCGTCGAAACCGTTGATACGGCGATCCACTTTGGAATCCCTCCCGTCGTCGCCCTCCTCTCCTACTCGACAAAGGGTTCCGCAAAAGGGCCTCTCACGACGAAGGTTGCCGAGGCCGCAGAGCTCGCGCGGGCAAAGGCCGCGCGCCGTTTCCCCGACAACAGGGACATCATCATTGACGGCGAGCTCCAGGTGGACGCGGCGATCGTCCCGGCGGTGGCCGCGCGAAAGGCGGCGGGGAGCCCCGTCGGAGGCAAGGCGCGGGTCCTCATCTTCCCCGACCTGAACAGCGGGAACATCGCCTACAAGCTCGTCCAGCGGCTCGCCAGGGCCGAGGCGTACGGCCCCATCCTCCAGGGGCTCGCCAAACCCGTCAACGACCTTTCCCGAGGCTGCACGGCCGAAGACGTGGTCGGCGTCGCCGCGGTGACCGTCGTCCAGGCGCACGGGTTCTGA
- a CDS encoding caspase family protein, giving the protein MSKRAVCVGINDYPGVENDLNGCVNDARAWAAVLIELFGFSPGDVRLILDGEATLRNILSALDELIGGGRSGDVLVFVYSGHGTWIPDTGVKDEVDGRDEALVPCEADFGRLILDDDLRSRLERIGPGTSFTFIADSCYSGTVTRLLPGRAREGKVRFYPPPLDLTREVGPSSPLKKRISNVSEGRMGEIFMSAARDDEPAAEDIFEGVSRGVFSYFAIKTLRESGPGITYEEWCARIRSSITGAGFSQSPQLEGPSRLKCRQVFSPVSA; this is encoded by the coding sequence ATGAGTAAAAGAGCGGTGTGCGTGGGGATCAACGATTATCCAGGTGTTGAAAACGACCTGAACGGGTGTGTGAACGACGCGCGGGCATGGGCGGCAGTTCTCATCGAGCTGTTCGGTTTCTCTCCGGGGGATGTGAGATTGATCCTCGACGGCGAGGCGACACTGCGGAATATTCTCTCAGCGCTCGATGAGCTCATCGGTGGCGGGCGCAGCGGCGACGTTCTCGTCTTTGTCTATTCAGGGCACGGGACATGGATTCCTGACACAGGGGTGAAGGACGAGGTGGACGGCAGGGATGAGGCGCTCGTACCCTGTGAGGCGGATTTCGGCAGGCTTATCCTTGACGATGACCTCCGCAGCCGTTTAGAACGAATAGGCCCGGGTACCTCATTTACCTTCATCGCTGATTCCTGTTATTCAGGCACGGTGACGAGGCTTCTCCCGGGCCGCGCGCGGGAAGGGAAGGTTCGCTTTTATCCGCCCCCCCTTGACCTCACCAGAGAAGTAGGCCCGAGCAGCCCTTTGAAGAAGAGAATCTCAAATGTCAGCGAAGGGCGCATGGGAGAAATCTTCATGAGCGCCGCTCGGGATGACGAACCGGCCGCCGAGGATATTTTCGAGGGTGTCAGCCGGGGGGTGTTCAGCTACTTTGCAATCAAGACGCTCAGGGAATCAGGACCGGGGATCACCTACGAGGAGTGGTGTGCCCGCATTCGCAGTTCAATCACGGGCGCCGGTTTTTCGCAGTCGCCGCAGCTCGAAGGCCCCTCCCGCCTCAAATGCCGCCAGGTATTCTCGCCAGTTTCGGCCTGA
- a CDS encoding transglutaminase-like domain-containing protein, whose amino-acid sequence MRTIAAVLLVCLLIFSLGSCRMLARGKSTMGAQRPPEQADDMLKYYTTQGIITDPGKYTYLYENLPSDVPGLCAVVRGVMLHIFMADKYGVTIPEERKNEVQLRTVERILGRIMELDNRPLTVAREPLKRMVGNCRDHTVLLCSMLKHKGIPARARCGFATYFIPGRYVDHWVCEYWNAQRRRWVRIDPQLDEVQIKSLDITFNPLDLPPGTFVSGGDAWNMCREGKLDPDLCGIFDMKGWWFVRGDLVRDFMALNRVEVLPWDCNNIMRRERESGLEEHRLLDAIAAVTAERDPSFKIFRSFYEANQALRMPSDWKP is encoded by the coding sequence GTGCGCACTATCGCAGCAGTTTTACTTGTGTGCCTGCTCATCTTCTCCCTGGGTTCATGCCGGATGTTGGCCAGGGGGAAAAGCACGATGGGTGCTCAACGCCCACCGGAGCAGGCGGACGACATGCTGAAGTACTACACCACGCAAGGGATAATAACTGATCCGGGAAAATATACATATCTCTACGAGAATCTTCCTTCCGATGTCCCCGGGCTCTGCGCGGTCGTCAGGGGAGTGATGCTGCACATTTTCATGGCGGACAAGTACGGCGTCACGATCCCGGAAGAACGGAAGAACGAGGTGCAGTTGCGGACGGTCGAGAGAATACTGGGGAGGATTATGGAGCTTGACAATAGGCCGCTCACGGTCGCGCGCGAACCGCTGAAACGCATGGTGGGCAACTGCAGGGACCACACGGTGCTGCTTTGCTCGATGCTCAAACACAAAGGCATCCCCGCGCGGGCGAGGTGCGGCTTCGCGACCTACTTCATACCGGGGCGATACGTGGACCACTGGGTGTGCGAGTACTGGAATGCGCAGCGGCGCCGCTGGGTGCGCATTGATCCCCAACTGGACGAGGTGCAGATAAAATCGCTCGACATCACCTTCAATCCCCTTGACCTGCCACCGGGCACATTCGTATCAGGGGGAGATGCATGGAACATGTGCCGTGAGGGAAAACTGGATCCGGACCTCTGCGGCATATTCGACATGAAGGGCTGGTGGTTTGTCAGGGGCGATCTCGTCCGCGACTTCATGGCGCTCAACAGGGTCGAAGTCCTCCCCTGGGATTGCAACAATATCATGCGCAGGGAGAGAGAGTCGGGCCTCGAAGAGCATCGCCTGCTGGATGCAATCGCCGCCGTGACTGCCGAACGTGATCCGTCGTTCAAAATATTCAGATCGTTCTACGAAGCAAATCAGGCGCTACGGATGCCTTCAGACTGGAAACCGTAA